Proteins found in one Halobaculum sp. MBLA0147 genomic segment:
- a CDS encoding HAD family hydrolase, protein MTATTFALFGTLVDADFPDDPATAVAEELAARDVAVPDDWATAYAETHVDAPAGAEVPLPAHVSAALSSRGVDAPNNAPRRAAVAAFDPEVETREGAVDAVAAAAERGPVGIVADAAAPELVRRTLIRAAVDRESFDAIVSSAACGWQKSHPRAFETAARRLDVDPNELVHVGSDGADAGVERVDGTFLDCREASLPVIARRLGEL, encoded by the coding sequence GTGACCGCGACCACTTTCGCCCTGTTCGGGACACTCGTGGACGCCGACTTCCCGGACGACCCCGCCACGGCCGTCGCCGAGGAGTTGGCCGCCCGCGACGTGGCCGTGCCGGACGACTGGGCGACCGCCTACGCCGAGACACACGTGGACGCGCCGGCGGGTGCCGAGGTGCCACTCCCGGCACACGTCAGCGCGGCACTCTCCTCGCGTGGCGTCGACGCGCCGAACAACGCGCCCCGTCGGGCCGCCGTGGCAGCGTTCGACCCCGAGGTCGAGACCCGCGAAGGGGCCGTCGATGCCGTCGCGGCGGCCGCCGAGCGGGGGCCGGTCGGGATCGTGGCAGACGCCGCCGCGCCCGAACTCGTCCGCCGGACGCTGATCCGTGCCGCGGTCGATCGCGAGTCGTTCGACGCGATCGTCTCCAGTGCCGCCTGCGGGTGGCAGAAGTCACACCCGCGCGCCTTCGAGACCGCCGCGCGGCGACTCGACGTCGACCCGAACGAGTTGGTCCACGTTGGCAGTGACGGCGCGGACGCCGGGGTCGAACGCGTCGACGGGACGTTCCTCGACTGTCGCGAGGCGTCGTTGCCCGTGATCGCGCGTCGGCTCGGCGAGCTGTAA
- a CDS encoding M24 family metallopeptidase, translating into MATRLPDSEFDDRLEAVRDRLAETDADAGVWFGATSIEYLTGFHHVQTERPVVLALTQDRIEIVVPRLEVERVEPNPRIDAVHHYFDYPGGAPIETAAEMLDGMGVESVIADADGAPGVMGYEGPALSEFVDVTDQSWVDRMRWEKTAAEIELIRESAKWANLGHRYLADYTEPGEHPATVSQRASTDASRAMLDTLGDTYSVRVRGDGPVHAGYISGHETALPHGHTPNERLSEGDVLITGASANVDGYFSELERTMFVGEPSDEQEHYFELMLEAQSLAIDALGPGVSIAHVDQVVWDYFEEQGITEYAQHHVGHNIGMGGHEPPYLDRGWDDYEYVADGDEVMREGHVYTIEPGIYTEEFGYRHSDTVAVTADGTETLTHFPRDLEANVIRH; encoded by the coding sequence ATGGCGACACGACTCCCAGACTCGGAGTTCGACGACCGGCTGGAAGCGGTGCGCGACCGGTTGGCGGAGACGGACGCCGACGCCGGCGTCTGGTTCGGCGCGACGAGTATCGAGTACCTCACCGGGTTCCACCACGTCCAGACGGAGCGACCGGTCGTCCTGGCGCTCACCCAGGACCGGATCGAGATCGTGGTGCCACGGCTCGAGGTCGAACGCGTCGAGCCGAACCCACGGATCGACGCCGTCCACCACTACTTCGACTACCCCGGCGGCGCACCGATCGAGACCGCCGCGGAGATGCTCGACGGGATGGGTGTCGAGTCGGTGATCGCCGACGCAGACGGCGCCCCGGGCGTGATGGGGTACGAGGGGCCGGCGCTGTCGGAGTTCGTCGACGTGACCGACCAGTCGTGGGTCGACCGGATGCGGTGGGAGAAGACGGCCGCCGAGATCGAGTTGATCCGCGAGTCCGCGAAGTGGGCGAACCTCGGCCACCGGTACCTCGCAGACTACACCGAGCCCGGCGAACACCCGGCGACGGTGAGCCAGCGCGCCTCGACGGACGCCTCGCGGGCGATGCTCGACACGCTGGGTGACACCTACAGTGTCCGCGTCCGTGGCGACGGCCCCGTCCACGCGGGGTACATCTCCGGGCACGAGACCGCCCTCCCGCACGGCCACACCCCGAACGAGCGACTCTCGGAGGGTGACGTGTTGATCACGGGGGCGTCGGCCAACGTTGACGGCTACTTCTCCGAGCTGGAGCGGACGATGTTCGTCGGCGAGCCGAGCGACGAACAGGAACACTACTTCGAGTTGATGCTGGAGGCCCAGTCGCTGGCCATCGACGCGCTCGGCCCTGGCGTCTCCATCGCCCACGTCGACCAGGTGGTGTGGGACTACTTCGAGGAACAGGGGATCACGGAGTACGCCCAACACCACGTGGGCCACAACATCGGGATGGGCGGCCACGAGCCCCCGTACCTCGACCGCGGGTGGGACGACTACGAGTACGTCGCCGACGGCGACGAGGTGATGCGCGAGGGGCACGTCTACACCATCGAACCCGGGATCTACACCGAGGAGTTCGGTTACCGCCACTCCGACACTGTCGCCGTCACTGCCGACGGGACGGAGACGCTGACGCACTTCCCGCGCGACCTCGAGGCGAACGTGATCCGCCACTGA
- a CDS encoding ADP-ribosylglycohydrolase family protein, with protein sequence MTDTDSAADRRDRAVGCLLGLAVGDALGRPVEFQSSTAVADQYGRVTEMYGNGTHGQPAGTVTDDTELALCVARSLVETGEFDGADVARRFVEWYESDPFDVGLTTADALRAIRDGTPWDEAGQAVWEDRPEGSNAGNGSLMRCAPYALAFPDDDHRNQVLAADSRITHADPRCVESCVAFGVVCDRLLAGDDPEAAVDDALSLAADRDAPRAVRTALANATDHRGADLETSGYVIHTLETALYDATAHDSFEECLVTTVSRGGDTDTLGAVCGAAAGARFGADAIPARWLDPLNVADEVRDLATALP encoded by the coding sequence GTGACAGACACGGACTCCGCCGCCGACCGCCGGGACCGCGCCGTCGGCTGTCTACTCGGGCTCGCCGTCGGCGACGCCCTCGGACGCCCCGTCGAGTTCCAGTCCTCGACCGCCGTCGCCGACCAGTACGGCCGCGTGACGGAGATGTACGGGAACGGCACCCACGGCCAGCCGGCCGGCACCGTGACCGACGACACCGAGCTGGCGCTGTGTGTCGCACGGAGTCTCGTCGAGACCGGTGAATTCGACGGCGCAGACGTGGCGCGGCGGTTCGTGGAGTGGTACGAGTCGGACCCGTTCGACGTGGGGCTGACGACGGCCGACGCACTGCGCGCGATCCGGGACGGCACGCCGTGGGACGAGGCCGGCCAGGCAGTGTGGGAGGACCGCCCGGAAGGGTCGAACGCCGGGAACGGGAGTCTGATGCGGTGTGCGCCCTACGCACTCGCCTTCCCGGACGACGACCACCGGAACCAGGTGCTCGCGGCCGACTCCCGGATCACGCACGCCGATCCGCGGTGTGTCGAGAGCTGTGTCGCCTTCGGGGTGGTCTGTGACCGACTACTGGCCGGAGACGACCCCGAGGCGGCCGTCGACGACGCGCTCTCGCTGGCGGCGGACCGCGACGCACCGCGAGCGGTCCGGACTGCGCTGGCGAACGCGACGGACCACCGTGGCGCCGACCTGGAGACGAGCGGCTACGTGATCCACACGCTGGAGACCGCGCTGTACGACGCCACGGCACACGACTCCTTCGAGGAGTGTCTCGTCACGACCGTCTCGCGCGGCGGCGACACCGACACCCTGGGTGCCGTCTGTGGTGCCGCCGCGGGCGCACGGTTCGGTGCCGACGCGATCCCGGCGCGCTGGCTGGACCCGCTCAACGTGGCCGACGAGGTGCGCGACCTCGCGACCGCGCTCCCGTGA
- a CDS encoding XapX domain-containing protein yields MVDTTLSVLALLTGLVTGAVFAALEVPIPAPPELPGVLGIVGIYAGYRLVQWADVGVNLLDAVGL; encoded by the coding sequence ATGGTCGACACGACACTCTCGGTGTTGGCACTCCTGACGGGGCTCGTGACGGGTGCCGTCTTCGCGGCACTGGAGGTACCGATCCCGGCACCGCCGGAACTCCCCGGCGTGCTCGGCATCGTCGGCATCTACGCCGGCTACAGACTGGTCCAGTGGGCCGACGTGGGTGTGAACCTCCTCGACGCCGTCGGCCTCTGA
- a CDS encoding DUF5779 family protein: MSEPSEESDTDTDFSLSLADVEDEMSDDGVIGDVVLGVLDGTTDAEEWTRHVEYGNVLVLDVEGELNDLAEELAPAVSEMDGGLTHFRGFLIVSPPGVEIDTDRLGG, translated from the coding sequence GTGAGCGAACCCAGCGAGGAGTCGGACACGGACACGGACTTCAGTCTCAGCCTCGCCGACGTGGAAGACGAGATGAGCGACGACGGGGTGATCGGCGACGTGGTCCTGGGCGTCCTCGACGGGACGACGGACGCCGAGGAGTGGACCCGTCACGTCGAGTACGGCAACGTGCTCGTCTTGGACGTCGAGGGGGAGTTGAACGACCTCGCAGAAGAGCTCGCACCGGCGGTCTCCGAGATGGACGGCGGCCTCACCCACTTCCGCGGGTTCCTGATCGTCTCCCCGCCGGGTGTCGAGATCGACACCGACCGCCTCGGCGGGTGA